One genomic region from Saccharomyces cerevisiae S288C chromosome XI, complete sequence encodes:
- the VBA5 gene encoding basic amino acid transporter (Plasma membrane protein of the Major Facilitator Superfamily (MFS); involved in amino acid uptake and drug sensitivity; VBA5 has a paralog, VBA3, that arose from a segmental duplication): protein MEETKYSSQQEIEGACGSDASLNARGSNDSPMGLSLYLCLASLTLVLFITALDILIVGTIIDVVAEQFGNYSKTGWLVTGYSLPNAILSLIWGRFASIIGFQHSLILAILIFEAGSLIAALASSMNMLIFGRVVAGVGGSGLQTLCFVIGCTMVGERSRPLVISILSCAFAVAAIVGPIIGGAFTTHVTWRWCFYINLPIGGLAIIMFLLTYKAENKGILQQIKDAIGTISSFTFSKFRHQVNFKRLMNGIIFKFDFFGFALCSAGLVLFLLGLTFGGNKYSWNSGQVITYLVLGVLLFIFSLVYDFFLFDKFNPEPDNISYRPLLLRRLVAKPAIIIVNMVTFLLCTGYNGQMIYSVQFFQLIFASSAWKAGLHLIPIVITNVIAAIASGVITKKLGLVKPLLIFGGVLGVIGAGLMTLMTNTSTKSTQIGVLLLPGFSLGFALQASLMSAQLQITKDRPEAAMDFIEVTAFNTFMKSLGTTLGGVLSTTVFSASFHNKVSRAHLEPYEGKTVDDMILYRLQNYDGSHSTIGNILSDSIKNVFWMDLGFYALGFLFCSFSSNKKLIIPKKDDTPEDNLEDK, encoded by the coding sequence TAACTGCACTGGATATTTTGATAGTGGGAACTATTATTGACGTGGTCGCAGAACAGTTCGGAAACTACTCCAAAACAGGTTGGCTCGTTACAGGCTACAGTTTACCAAATGCTATTCTGAGTCTCATTTGGGGAAGATTCGCATCTATCATAGGTTTCCAGCATAGTCTCATTTTAGCAATACTTATTTTTGAAGCCGGATCCCTAATTGCTGCCCTTGCCTCTTCAATGAATATGCTCATTTTCGGTAGAGTTGTTGCTGGTGTTGGGGGAAGCGGACTCCAAACGCTTTGCTTTGTTATTGGTTGTACGATGGTTGGTGAAAGGTCACGTCCATTGGTGATTTCCATCCTAAGTTGTGCATTTGCTGTAGCTGCTATCGTTGGTCCTATAATCGGAGGTGCCTTTACAACCCATGTTACCTGGAGGTGGTGCTTCTATATCAATCTTCCTATCGGTGGTCTTGCCATTATTATGTTTTTACTCACCTATAAGGCCGAGAATAAGGGTATACTTCAACAAATTAAAGATGCTATAGGAACAATCTCGAGCTTTACTTTTAGTAAGTTCAGACACCAAgttaattttaaaagacTTATGAATGGCATAATCTTCAAGTTTGACTTCTTTGGTTTTGCCCTCTGCTCTGCAGGGCTGGTCCTTTTCCTACTGGGGCTAACCTTTGGTGGTAATAAATATAGTTGGAACTCTGGCCAAGTCATCACATATTTGGTTTTGGGTGTcttactttttattttttcattggtgTACGATTTCTTCCTATTCGATAAATTCAACCCGGAACCTGATAATATATCCTACAGGCCTCTCCTTCTAAGAAGATTGGTAGCAAAACCAGCcataataatagtaaaCATGGTAACATTTCTATTATGTACCGGTTACAATGGGCAAATGATATACTCTGTCCAGTTTTTCCAACTTATATTTGCGTCGAGTGCATGGAAAGCCGGTCTTCACTTGATACCAATCGTTATTACCAACGTTATTGCGGCCATTGCAAGTGGTGTGATTACCAAAAAGCTCGGTTTAGTTAAACCACTCTTAATATTTGGAGGCGTTCTTGGGGTAATTGGAGCAGGGCTTATGACACTTATGACAAATACGTCCACGAAGTCAACTCAAATTGGTGTTTTGCTATTACCGGGGTTTTCCCTTGGATTTGCTCTACAAGCATCGCTCATGAGTGCACAGCTTCAAATTACCAAAGATCGTCCAGAAGCTGCTATGGACTTTATTGAAGTAACAGCTTTCAATACATTCATGAAGTCATTAGGTACAACTCTTGGTGGTGTGCTTTCAACCACTGTTTTTTCCGCCTCCTTTCACAATAAAGTATCACGAGCTCATCTAGAGCCTTACGAAGGAAAAACGGTTGATGACATGATTTTGTATCGTCTTCAAAACTACGACGGTTCTCATTCGACTATTGGAAACATTTTAAGCGACTCCATTAAGAACGTATTTTGGATGGATCTAGGGTTTTATGCCTTAggatttttgttttgtagTTTTTCATCCAATAAGAAATTAATCATACCAAAAAAGGACGATACACCAGAAGATAATTTAGAAGACAAGTAG
- the NFT1 gene encoding putative multidrug transporter NFT1 (Putative transporter of the MRP subfamily; adjacent ORFs YKR103W and YKR104W are merged in different strain backgrounds; MRP stands for multidrug resistance-associated protein), translating to MIKNGTCPYWERDDLSECARREYIEFKFPLFILLTGMIYAFCKVFRAFYLRGKNHTNEAPEFEEQGNGNHEYARFSVLRLKSAWESRSFCNVNNRSTFDKFKKFIEGAFIVLQLTIHLYILSSMPMDNKKFFHQGFLVQMFLWILLLVVITLRLISASQSFRWVLACKRDLWAVSFYSYASLFTLSILPLRSVFIGKIKDKIMVKYIISETFIDLALLLLLSTSSIEGTRYSFLVENENKKLPPAPTVFGLLTFSRIDRLIWKAYKHCLGNADIWDLDINNKSIAILANFEMSSKKGRLLPNIICYFKAVFISQLFLAFVSSFLNFVPSLLMPRILSYVNDPKSKSWNLVSLYVSSMLVSKIIATTCRGQGLFLGEKGTMQLRTVLISNIYSKTLRRTILKDSTTSLQKNASTSFEENPDSSEAEPRKKSSRKDNSVNNVMSIDAFKVSEAMNTFYLACEAVFMTVTALMILYSLLGWSAFAGTFALLAMIPLNFWCATFYGNYQADQLILTDKRTSGISEALNSIRVIKLLAWENLFYQKIINVRDGEIRLLKKKATIFFLNHLIWFFGPTLVSAITFSVFIKFQNQTLTPTIAFTALSLFAILRTPMDQIASTVSLLIQSFISLERIQDYLNESETRKYEILEQSNTKFGFEDASMEWEAAETSFKLKNISIDFKLNSLNAIIGPTGSGKSSLLLGLLGELNLLSGKIYVPTVESRDDLEIGKDGMTNSMAYCSQTPWLISGTIKDNVVFGEIFNKQKFDDVMKSCCLDKDIKAMTAGIRTDVGDGGFSLSGGQQQRIALARAIYSSSRYLILDDCLSAVDPETALYIYEECLCGPMMKGRTCIITSHNISLVTKRADWLVILDRGEVKSQGKPSDLIKSNEFLRESINNDSKNTTHNQIDLKRSTTSKKTKNGDPEGGNSQDEVCAEVENFEETKMEGSVKFSAYKWLADYFGGLGVVFVFTSSSILIHGITLSQGFWLRYWLDTGSSGSKSTWLYRIVEGHSNIYFLLTYIIIGLVSSFLTSGKVWIAIISGTNVTKKIFAKLLSSILYAKLRFHNVTPTGRIMNRFSKDMDIIDQQLIPNFEGLSYSVVVCLWIILLIGYVTPQFLLFAIPLCALYYTVCTLYLRASRELKRIDNINISPIHQLFAEAIKGVTTIRALADERRFITQSLVAIDRSNAPFFYLNMATEWITYRVDIIGTLVLFSSSVMIIMKAS from the coding sequence atgataaaaaatggtaCATGCCCCTATTGGGAACGTGATGATCTTTCGGAATGTGCTAGGCGAGAATATATCGAGTTTAAATTTCCTCTATTTATATTGTTGACTGGTATGATATACGCGTTTTGCAAAGTCTTTCGAGCCTTTTATCTAAGGGGGAAAAATCATACAAATGAAGCGccagaatttgaagaacaagGTAATGGAAACCACGAATATGCAAGGTTCTCAGTTTTAAGACTAAAATCTGCATGGGAAAGCCGTAGCTTTTGTAATGTTAATAATAGATCTACTTTcgacaaattcaaaaaatttatagaGGGTGCCTTCATTGTTTTGCAGCTTACTATCCACCTGTATATTTTATCTAGTATGCCAATGGATAACAAAAAGTTCTTTCACCAAGGTTTTCTGGTTCAAATGTTTCTCTGGATTTTACTGCTTGTTGTTATTACACTTCGTTTAATTTCAGCAAGCCAGTCATTTCGGTGGGTTTTAGCATGTAAGCGTGATTTATGGGCTGTTTCGTTTTACTCATATGCATCCCTGTTTACTCTTTCGATTTTACCTCTTCGTTCCGTCTTCATTGGAAAgataaaagataaaattaTGGTCAAATATATCATTTCCGAGACTTTCATTGATTTAGCgcttttattattattatcaacGTCAAGTATAGAAGGAACTAGGTACTCATTTTTGGTTGAAAATGAGAACAAAAAGTTGCCACCGGCTCCTACCGTCTTTGGCCTTCTTACTTTTTCTAGGATTGATCGGCTTATTTGGAAAGCATACAAACACTGCCTTGGAAACGCTGATATTTGGGATTTGgatattaataataagtCTATAGCAATTTTGGCGAACTTTGAAATGTCTTCTAAAAAAGGAAGGCTCCTTCCAAACATTATTTGTTATTTTAAGGCTGTTTTCATCTCCCAATTATTTCTGGCTTTTGTATCTagttttttgaactttGTACCCTCATTGTTGATGCCAAGAATACTATCATACGTTAATGACCCAAAGTCAAAATCATGGAACTTGGTGTCTTTATACGTCTCATCTATGCTCGTCAGTAAAATCATTGCCACGACTTGTAGAGGTCAAGGATTGTTTTTAGGTGAAAAGGGTACTATGCAACTAAGAACAGTTTTGATATCCAATATCTATTCCAAAACCTTAAGAAGAACAATTCTAAAAGACTCAACAACGTcacttcaaaaaaatgcgTCAACAtcctttgaagaaaatccTGACTCTTCTGAAGCGGAACCTAGAAAAAAGTCTAGTAGGAAAGACAACTCTGTGAACAATGTTATGTCAATTGACGCTTTCAAGGTTTCTGAAGCTATGAACACTTTTTATCTGGCATGTGAAGCAGTTTTCATGACAGTTACGGCCCTAATGATACTATATTCCCTACTGGGATGGTCCGCCTTTGCTGGTACCTTTGCTCTTCTTGCCATGATtcctttgaatttttggtGTGCAACTTTTTACGGGAACTATCAGGCCGATCAATTAATCCTAACTGACAAGCGTACCTCTGGGATTAGTGAGGCTCTGAACTCAATACGTGTAATAAAGCTACTGGCATGGGAAAATCTGTTTTATCAAAAGATTATAAACGTAAGAGATGGGGAAATAAGACTCCTTAAAAAGAAGGCaacaattttctttttgaaccATCTCATTTGGTTCTTTGGGCCCACTTTGGTCTCTGCAATAACATTCTCAGTGTTTATTAAATTCCAAAATCAGACACTTACTCCTACAATAGCATTTACAGctctttctttatttgcAATATTGAGGACACCCATGGACCAAATTGCTTCGACTGTCAGCCTTTTGATACAGtcttttatttctcttGAAAGAATCCAGGATTATCTTAATGAATcagaaacaagaaaatatgaGATTTTGGAACAAAGCAATACTAAATTTGGCTTTGAAGATGCAAGCATGGAATGGGAAGCTGCTGAAACAAGTTTTAAACTTAAGAACATTTCTATTGATTTTAAGCTGAATAGTCTCAACGCAATTATAGGTCCGACTGGGTCAGGAAAGTCTTCGCTATTACTTGGACTATTGGGAGAATTGAACCTTCTTTCTGGAAAAATATACGTACCTACAGTTGAATCCCGCGACGACTTAGAGATTGGTAAAGACGGAATGACGAATTCAATGGCATATTGTTCTCAAACTCCGTGGTTGATTAGTGGAACAATTAAAGATAACGTTGTTTTTGGAGAAATCTTcaacaaacaaaaatttgatgatgtAATGAAATCCTGTTGTCTTGACAAAGATATCAAAGCAATGACAGCTGGCATAAGAACAGACGTGGGTGATGGAGGATTTTCCTTATCTGGCGGACAGCAGCAAAGGATTGCTTTAGCCAGAGCAATTTACTCCTCTTCCAGGTATTTGATCCTTGATGATTGCTTGAGTGCAGTAGATCCTGAAACTGCactttatatatatgaagAGTGTTTATGCGGCCCCATGATGAAAGGAAGGACCTGCATCATTACGAGtcataatatttctttagTTACGAAACGGGCTGACTGGCTTGTGATTTTAGATCGTGGCGAGGTGAAATCACAGGGTAAACCATCGGACCTCATTAAATCTAATGAGTTTTTGAGGGAAAGCATAAACaatgattcaaaaaatacaaCTCACAATCAAATTGACTTGAAAAGATCAACaacatcaaagaaaactaaGAATGGAGATCCCGAGGGAGGGAACTCGCAAGACGAAGTGTGTGCTgaagttgaaaattttgaggaaacaaaaatggaagGATCAGTTAAATTTTCAGCTTACAAATGGTTAGCAGACTATTTCGGGGGACTGGGagttgtttttgttttcaccTCGTCCTCCATCCTTATTCATGGAATCACACTGTCTCAGGGCTTTTGGCTCAGATACTGGCTGGACACTGGATCTTCAGGGAGTAAGTCTACCTGGCTTTATAGAATAGTTGAGGGTCACTCTAACATCTATTTCTTACTGACTTATATTATCATAGGTCTtgtttcttcatttttaacTTCTGGTAAAGTTTGGATAGCAATAATTTCAGGTACCAACGTcaccaagaaaatatttgcGAAGCTTCTATCCAGTATCTTATATGCCAAGTTACGTTTTCATAATGTCACGCCGACTGGAAGAATAATGAACAGATTTAGCAAGGATATGGATATTATTGATCAACAATTGATCCCTAATTTCGAAGGACTCTCTTATAGCGTCGTTGTTTGTCTGTGGATTATACTTTTAATTGGATATGTTACTCCTCAATTTCTGTTATTTGCTATTCCTTTATGCGCTCTTTATTATACCGTATGTACGTTATATCTTCGTGCATCTAGAGAGTTGAAGAGAATAGATAACATCAATATCTCTCCAATACACCAGTTATTCGCTGAAGCCATCAAAGGAGTAACTACAATTAGAGCATTAGCAGATGAGCGTAGGTTTATCACTCAATCTTTGGTTGCAATTGACAGAAGTAATGctccatttttttatctcaATATGGCCACCGAGTGGATCACATATAGAGTGGATATAATTGGGACACTTGTTCTTTTTAGTTCTTCTGTAATGATCATAATGAAGGCCTCATAG
- a CDS encoding uncharacterized protein (Putative transporter of the MRP subfamily; contains a stop codon in S288C; adjacent ORFs YKR103W and YKR104W are merged in different strain backgrounds; MRP stands for multidrug resistance-associated protein), giving the protein MSSVERIKEYTDIPSESNGYISPPANWPQTGDVELKNLSLRYSPHSSKALDNVSFKVKAGTKVGIVGRTGAGKSSIIAAIYRLSDWENGTITIDNKDIKHIPLERLRNSISCIPQDPTLFDGTVRSNLDPFDRYSDVQIYGVLSKVGLIEECDELCLIFEQEQPNFSSHKLRNRFIDLNTVVKSGGSNLSQGQRQLLCLARSMLGARNIMLIDEATASIDYISDAKIQKTIRETMKNTTILTIAHRLRSVIDYDKILVMEMGRVKEYDHPYTLISDRNTIFYRLCRQSGEFENLFELAKVSFDNKR; this is encoded by the coding sequence ATGAGTTCAGTAGAGagaataaaagaatatacaGATATACCTTCCGAATCAAACGGCTACATATCACCTCCAGCTAATTGGCCTCAAACAGGAGATGTTGAACTAAAAAACTTATCATTGCGCTATTCTCCTCATTCCTCTAAGGCACTAGATAATGTATCATTCAAGGTAAAAGCAGGAACAAAAGTTGGTATTGTTGGTAGAACAGGGGCTGGGAAATCTTCTATTATAGCGGCTATTTACCGGCTTTCAGACTGGGAAAACGGTACGATTACTATTGATAACAAAGACATAAAACATATCCCTTTAGAGCGTTTAAGAAATTCTATAAGCTGCATCCCACAGGATCCTACTTTATTTGATGGAACTGTTCGATCTAATTTAGATCCTTTCGATCGGTATTCTGATGTACAAATTTATGGCGTACTATCCAAAGTGGGATTAATTGAAGAATGCGATGAATTGTGCTTGATTTTTGAGCAAGAGCAGCCTAATTTTTCTAGTCATAAACTAAGAAATAGATTCATTGATTTGAATACTGTTGTGAAATCAGGTGGTTCAAACTTATCTCAAGGGCAAAGACAACTTTTGTGCTTGGCACGATCCATGCTTGGTGCACGTAATATAATGCTAATTGACGAAGCAACCGCCTCAATAGATTATATTTCTGATGCtaaaattcagaaaacTATAAGagaaacaatgaaaaatacaacaaTTTTGACTATTGCTCATCGATTAAGGTCAGTAATAGATTATGACAAAATTCTGGTGATGGAAATGGGCAGAGTCAAGGAGTATGATCATCCATACACTCTAATATCTGATCgaaataccattttttacCGCCTCTGTAGGCAGAGTGGCGAGTTCGAAAACCTTTTCGAGTTGGCTAAAGTCTCATTCGATAATAAAAGATAA